A DNA window from Phoenix dactylifera cultivar Barhee BC4 chromosome 13, palm_55x_up_171113_PBpolish2nd_filt_p, whole genome shotgun sequence contains the following coding sequences:
- the LOC103722540 gene encoding uncharacterized protein LOC103722540 isoform X7, translating to MAKNMEDAEFWLPSEFLCDDFFLEGDETTEPEAEVAGASFSSQLFSGSDSNPSSTVESLTGTESEEESYMACRTQKMARSFFQDDEGSPLLPGDKVKMTRDVMAGSPQCTLSPWSASGKGNPSGPSMVSSPPSTPLEQYKDDAWDLLYDPAWQVRRLRLNDPSNKQHDLQGRGLLRKPPAPISAASDNHSTGYHDTLLTQQQLQAAQFRHLRQQQLVKERESRARGGSCVGGYGEEKRYGRPLGLPPSAWPPLQKPQRQPRPGSGMRAVFLTGAGVRKESTGTGVFLPRRVGAPTESSEKPDVLLDRANTAFSQQKRSHFRPQHPVVASDDIRLPPEWTY from the exons ATGGCGAAAAATATGGAGGACGCCGAGTTCTGGCTTCCGTCCGAGTTCCTCTGCGACGATTTCTTCCTCGAAGGAGACGAGACCACTGAGCCGGAAGCAGAGGTTGCTGGGGCATCCTTCTCCTCTCAGCTTTTCTCCGGCTCCGACTCGAATCCGAGCTCTACGGTGGAGTCTCTGACCGGGACGGAGAGCGAGGAGGAGAGCTACATGGCCTGTCGGACCCAAAAGATGGCTCGCTCCTTTTTCCAGGACGACGAGGGATCCCCTCTTTTGCCCGGTGACAAGGTAAAG ATGACACGAGACGTTATGGCTGGCTCGCCACAGTGTACTCTGAGCCCCTGGTCGGCATCCGGGAAAGGGAATCCCAGTGGCCCATCTATGGTCTCCTCCCCTCCGTCGACTCCGCTAGAGCAGTACAAGGATGACGCCTGGGATCTGCTCTACGATCCGGCGTGGCAGGTGAGGCGGCTGAGGCTCAACGACCCCAGCAACAAGCAGCACGACTTGCAGGGCCGCGGGCTCTTGAGGAAGCCTCCTGCTCCGATTTCCGCCGCTTCCGACAACCACAGCACCGGCTACCACGACACGCTTCTCACCCAACAGCAGTTACAGGCGGCTCAA TTTCGTCATCTGAGGCAGCAGCAGTTagtgaaggagagggagagcagaGCGAGGGGCGGCAGCTGCGTCGGGGGTTATGGAGAGGAAAAGCGGTACGGCCGGCCTCTTGGCTTGCCGCCTTCGGCATGGCCACCTCTTCAGAAGCCTCAGCGGCAACCCCGACCCGGTTCGGGGATGAGGGCGGTTTTTCTGACCGGCGCTGGCGTTAGAAAGGAGTCAACCGGCACGGGAGTTTTCTTGCCCCGGAGAGTCGGCGCTCCAACCGAGTCGAGCGAGAAGCCAG ATGTGCTTTTGGACCGAGCCAACACCGCCTTTTCCCAGCAGAAGCGCAGCCACTTCCGTCCCCAGCACCCGGTCGTTGCGAGCGATGACATACGTCTCCCACCGGAATGGACGTACTAA
- the LOC103722540 gene encoding uncharacterized protein LOC103722540 isoform X4: MAKNMEDAEFWLPSEFLCDDFFLEGDETTEPEAEVAGASFSSQLFSGSDSNPSSTVESLTGTESEEESYMACRTQKMARSFFQDDEGSPLLPGDKVKMTRDVMAGSPQCTLSPWSASGKGNPSGPSMVSSPPSTPLEQYKDDAWDLLYDPAWQVRRLRLNDPSNKQHDLQGRGLLRKPPAPISAASDNHSTGYHDTLLTQQQLQAAQFRHLRQQQLVKERESRARGGSCVGGYGEEKRYGRPLGLPPSAWPPLQKPQRQPRPGSGMRAVFLTGAGVRKESTGTGVFLPRRVGAPTESSEKPGIHALACWTVLLPARVVQALNLNPEESGARQDVLLDRANTAFSQQKRSHFRPQHPVVASDDIRLPPEWTY; this comes from the exons ATGGCGAAAAATATGGAGGACGCCGAGTTCTGGCTTCCGTCCGAGTTCCTCTGCGACGATTTCTTCCTCGAAGGAGACGAGACCACTGAGCCGGAAGCAGAGGTTGCTGGGGCATCCTTCTCCTCTCAGCTTTTCTCCGGCTCCGACTCGAATCCGAGCTCTACGGTGGAGTCTCTGACCGGGACGGAGAGCGAGGAGGAGAGCTACATGGCCTGTCGGACCCAAAAGATGGCTCGCTCCTTTTTCCAGGACGACGAGGGATCCCCTCTTTTGCCCGGTGACAAGGTAAAG ATGACACGAGACGTTATGGCTGGCTCGCCACAGTGTACTCTGAGCCCCTGGTCGGCATCCGGGAAAGGGAATCCCAGTGGCCCATCTATGGTCTCCTCCCCTCCGTCGACTCCGCTAGAGCAGTACAAGGATGACGCCTGGGATCTGCTCTACGATCCGGCGTGGCAGGTGAGGCGGCTGAGGCTCAACGACCCCAGCAACAAGCAGCACGACTTGCAGGGCCGCGGGCTCTTGAGGAAGCCTCCTGCTCCGATTTCCGCCGCTTCCGACAACCACAGCACCGGCTACCACGACACGCTTCTCACCCAACAGCAGTTACAGGCGGCTCAA TTTCGTCATCTGAGGCAGCAGCAGTTagtgaaggagagggagagcagaGCGAGGGGCGGCAGCTGCGTCGGGGGTTATGGAGAGGAAAAGCGGTACGGCCGGCCTCTTGGCTTGCCGCCTTCGGCATGGCCACCTCTTCAGAAGCCTCAGCGGCAACCCCGACCCGGTTCGGGGATGAGGGCGGTTTTTCTGACCGGCGCTGGCGTTAGAAAGGAGTCAACCGGCACGGGAGTTTTCTTGCCCCGGAGAGTCGGCGCTCCAACCGAGTCGAGCGAGAAGCCAGGTATACATGCACTCG CTTGCTGGACCGTACTTCTTCCGGCACGAGTGGTTCAGGCTCTTAACTTGAATCCGGAGGAATCGGGGGCCCGGCAAG ATGTGCTTTTGGACCGAGCCAACACCGCCTTTTCCCAGCAGAAGCGCAGCCACTTCCGTCCCCAGCACCCGGTCGTTGCGAGCGATGACATACGTCTCCCACCGGAATGGACGTACTAA
- the LOC103722540 gene encoding uncharacterized protein LOC103722540 isoform X6, protein MAKNMEDAEFWLPSEFLCDDFFLEGDETTEPEAEVAGASFSSQLFSGSDSNPSSTVESLTGTESEEESYMACRTQKMARSFFQDDEGSPLLPGDKVKMTRDVMAGSPQCTLSPWSASGKGNPSGPSMVSSPPSTPLEQYKDDAWDLLYDPAWQVRRLRLNDPSNKQHDLQGRGLLRKPPAPISAASDNHSTGYHDTLLTQQQLQAAQFRHLRQQQLVKERESRARGGSCVGGYGEEKRYGRPLGLPPSAWPPLQKPQRQPRPGSGMRAVFLTGAGVRKESTGTGVFLPRRVGAPTESSEKPGIHALDVLLDRANTAFSQQKRSHFRPQHPVVASDDIRLPPEWTY, encoded by the exons ATGGCGAAAAATATGGAGGACGCCGAGTTCTGGCTTCCGTCCGAGTTCCTCTGCGACGATTTCTTCCTCGAAGGAGACGAGACCACTGAGCCGGAAGCAGAGGTTGCTGGGGCATCCTTCTCCTCTCAGCTTTTCTCCGGCTCCGACTCGAATCCGAGCTCTACGGTGGAGTCTCTGACCGGGACGGAGAGCGAGGAGGAGAGCTACATGGCCTGTCGGACCCAAAAGATGGCTCGCTCCTTTTTCCAGGACGACGAGGGATCCCCTCTTTTGCCCGGTGACAAGGTAAAG ATGACACGAGACGTTATGGCTGGCTCGCCACAGTGTACTCTGAGCCCCTGGTCGGCATCCGGGAAAGGGAATCCCAGTGGCCCATCTATGGTCTCCTCCCCTCCGTCGACTCCGCTAGAGCAGTACAAGGATGACGCCTGGGATCTGCTCTACGATCCGGCGTGGCAGGTGAGGCGGCTGAGGCTCAACGACCCCAGCAACAAGCAGCACGACTTGCAGGGCCGCGGGCTCTTGAGGAAGCCTCCTGCTCCGATTTCCGCCGCTTCCGACAACCACAGCACCGGCTACCACGACACGCTTCTCACCCAACAGCAGTTACAGGCGGCTCAA TTTCGTCATCTGAGGCAGCAGCAGTTagtgaaggagagggagagcagaGCGAGGGGCGGCAGCTGCGTCGGGGGTTATGGAGAGGAAAAGCGGTACGGCCGGCCTCTTGGCTTGCCGCCTTCGGCATGGCCACCTCTTCAGAAGCCTCAGCGGCAACCCCGACCCGGTTCGGGGATGAGGGCGGTTTTTCTGACCGGCGCTGGCGTTAGAAAGGAGTCAACCGGCACGGGAGTTTTCTTGCCCCGGAGAGTCGGCGCTCCAACCGAGTCGAGCGAGAAGCCAGGTATACATGCACTCG ATGTGCTTTTGGACCGAGCCAACACCGCCTTTTCCCAGCAGAAGCGCAGCCACTTCCGTCCCCAGCACCCGGTCGTTGCGAGCGATGACATACGTCTCCCACCGGAATGGACGTACTAA
- the LOC103722540 gene encoding uncharacterized protein LOC103722540 isoform X2, which produces MAKNMEDAEFWLPSEFLCDDFFLEGDETTEPEAEVAGASFSSQLFSGSDSNPSSTVESLTGTESEEESYMACRTQKMARSFFQDDEGSPLLPGDKMTRDVMAGSPQCTLSPWSASGKGNPSGPSMVSSPPSTPLEQYKDDAWDLLYDPAWQVRRLRLNDPSNKQHDLQGRGLLRKPPAPISAASDNHSTGYHDTLLTQQQLQAAQFRHLRQQQLVKERESRARGGSCVGGYGEEKRYGRPLGLPPSAWPPLQKPQRQPRPGSGMRAVFLTGAGVRKESTGTGVFLPRRVGAPTESSEKPGIHALACWTVLLPARVVQALNLNPEESGARQGYPAGFVLDHDVLLDRANTAFSQQKRSHFRPQHPVVASDDIRLPPEWTY; this is translated from the exons ATGGCGAAAAATATGGAGGACGCCGAGTTCTGGCTTCCGTCCGAGTTCCTCTGCGACGATTTCTTCCTCGAAGGAGACGAGACCACTGAGCCGGAAGCAGAGGTTGCTGGGGCATCCTTCTCCTCTCAGCTTTTCTCCGGCTCCGACTCGAATCCGAGCTCTACGGTGGAGTCTCTGACCGGGACGGAGAGCGAGGAGGAGAGCTACATGGCCTGTCGGACCCAAAAGATGGCTCGCTCCTTTTTCCAGGACGACGAGGGATCCCCTCTTTTGCCCGGTGACAAG ATGACACGAGACGTTATGGCTGGCTCGCCACAGTGTACTCTGAGCCCCTGGTCGGCATCCGGGAAAGGGAATCCCAGTGGCCCATCTATGGTCTCCTCCCCTCCGTCGACTCCGCTAGAGCAGTACAAGGATGACGCCTGGGATCTGCTCTACGATCCGGCGTGGCAGGTGAGGCGGCTGAGGCTCAACGACCCCAGCAACAAGCAGCACGACTTGCAGGGCCGCGGGCTCTTGAGGAAGCCTCCTGCTCCGATTTCCGCCGCTTCCGACAACCACAGCACCGGCTACCACGACACGCTTCTCACCCAACAGCAGTTACAGGCGGCTCAA TTTCGTCATCTGAGGCAGCAGCAGTTagtgaaggagagggagagcagaGCGAGGGGCGGCAGCTGCGTCGGGGGTTATGGAGAGGAAAAGCGGTACGGCCGGCCTCTTGGCTTGCCGCCTTCGGCATGGCCACCTCTTCAGAAGCCTCAGCGGCAACCCCGACCCGGTTCGGGGATGAGGGCGGTTTTTCTGACCGGCGCTGGCGTTAGAAAGGAGTCAACCGGCACGGGAGTTTTCTTGCCCCGGAGAGTCGGCGCTCCAACCGAGTCGAGCGAGAAGCCAGGTATACATGCACTCG CTTGCTGGACCGTACTTCTTCCGGCACGAGTGGTTCAGGCTCTTAACTTGAATCCGGAGGAATCGGGGGCCCGGCAAGGTTATCCGGCTGGCTTTGTTCTCGATCATG ATGTGCTTTTGGACCGAGCCAACACCGCCTTTTCCCAGCAGAAGCGCAGCCACTTCCGTCCCCAGCACCCGGTCGTTGCGAGCGATGACATACGTCTCCCACCGGAATGGACGTACTAA
- the LOC103722540 gene encoding uncharacterized protein LOC103722540 isoform X3, producing MAKNMEDAEFWLPSEFLCDDFFLEGDETTEPEAEVAGASFSSQLFSGSDSNPSSTVESLTGTESEEESYMACRTQKMARSFFQDDEGSPLLPGDKVKMTRDVMAGSPQCTLSPWSASGKGNPSGPSMVSSPPSTPLEQYKDDAWDLLYDPAWQVRRLRLNDPSNKQHDLQGRGLLRKPPAPISAASDNHSTGYHDTLLTQQQLQAAQFRHLRQQQLVKERESRARGGSCVGGYGEEKRYGRPLGLPPSAWPPLQKPQRQPRPGSGMRAVFLTGAGVRKESTGTGVFLPRRVGAPTESSEKPACWTVLLPARVVQALNLNPEESGARQGYPAGFVLDHDVLLDRANTAFSQQKRSHFRPQHPVVASDDIRLPPEWTY from the exons ATGGCGAAAAATATGGAGGACGCCGAGTTCTGGCTTCCGTCCGAGTTCCTCTGCGACGATTTCTTCCTCGAAGGAGACGAGACCACTGAGCCGGAAGCAGAGGTTGCTGGGGCATCCTTCTCCTCTCAGCTTTTCTCCGGCTCCGACTCGAATCCGAGCTCTACGGTGGAGTCTCTGACCGGGACGGAGAGCGAGGAGGAGAGCTACATGGCCTGTCGGACCCAAAAGATGGCTCGCTCCTTTTTCCAGGACGACGAGGGATCCCCTCTTTTGCCCGGTGACAAGGTAAAG ATGACACGAGACGTTATGGCTGGCTCGCCACAGTGTACTCTGAGCCCCTGGTCGGCATCCGGGAAAGGGAATCCCAGTGGCCCATCTATGGTCTCCTCCCCTCCGTCGACTCCGCTAGAGCAGTACAAGGATGACGCCTGGGATCTGCTCTACGATCCGGCGTGGCAGGTGAGGCGGCTGAGGCTCAACGACCCCAGCAACAAGCAGCACGACTTGCAGGGCCGCGGGCTCTTGAGGAAGCCTCCTGCTCCGATTTCCGCCGCTTCCGACAACCACAGCACCGGCTACCACGACACGCTTCTCACCCAACAGCAGTTACAGGCGGCTCAA TTTCGTCATCTGAGGCAGCAGCAGTTagtgaaggagagggagagcagaGCGAGGGGCGGCAGCTGCGTCGGGGGTTATGGAGAGGAAAAGCGGTACGGCCGGCCTCTTGGCTTGCCGCCTTCGGCATGGCCACCTCTTCAGAAGCCTCAGCGGCAACCCCGACCCGGTTCGGGGATGAGGGCGGTTTTTCTGACCGGCGCTGGCGTTAGAAAGGAGTCAACCGGCACGGGAGTTTTCTTGCCCCGGAGAGTCGGCGCTCCAACCGAGTCGAGCGAGAAGCCAG CTTGCTGGACCGTACTTCTTCCGGCACGAGTGGTTCAGGCTCTTAACTTGAATCCGGAGGAATCGGGGGCCCGGCAAGGTTATCCGGCTGGCTTTGTTCTCGATCATG ATGTGCTTTTGGACCGAGCCAACACCGCCTTTTCCCAGCAGAAGCGCAGCCACTTCCGTCCCCAGCACCCGGTCGTTGCGAGCGATGACATACGTCTCCCACCGGAATGGACGTACTAA
- the LOC103722540 gene encoding uncharacterized protein LOC103722540 isoform X1 produces MAKNMEDAEFWLPSEFLCDDFFLEGDETTEPEAEVAGASFSSQLFSGSDSNPSSTVESLTGTESEEESYMACRTQKMARSFFQDDEGSPLLPGDKVKMTRDVMAGSPQCTLSPWSASGKGNPSGPSMVSSPPSTPLEQYKDDAWDLLYDPAWQVRRLRLNDPSNKQHDLQGRGLLRKPPAPISAASDNHSTGYHDTLLTQQQLQAAQFRHLRQQQLVKERESRARGGSCVGGYGEEKRYGRPLGLPPSAWPPLQKPQRQPRPGSGMRAVFLTGAGVRKESTGTGVFLPRRVGAPTESSEKPGIHALACWTVLLPARVVQALNLNPEESGARQGYPAGFVLDHDVLLDRANTAFSQQKRSHFRPQHPVVASDDIRLPPEWTY; encoded by the exons ATGGCGAAAAATATGGAGGACGCCGAGTTCTGGCTTCCGTCCGAGTTCCTCTGCGACGATTTCTTCCTCGAAGGAGACGAGACCACTGAGCCGGAAGCAGAGGTTGCTGGGGCATCCTTCTCCTCTCAGCTTTTCTCCGGCTCCGACTCGAATCCGAGCTCTACGGTGGAGTCTCTGACCGGGACGGAGAGCGAGGAGGAGAGCTACATGGCCTGTCGGACCCAAAAGATGGCTCGCTCCTTTTTCCAGGACGACGAGGGATCCCCTCTTTTGCCCGGTGACAAGGTAAAG ATGACACGAGACGTTATGGCTGGCTCGCCACAGTGTACTCTGAGCCCCTGGTCGGCATCCGGGAAAGGGAATCCCAGTGGCCCATCTATGGTCTCCTCCCCTCCGTCGACTCCGCTAGAGCAGTACAAGGATGACGCCTGGGATCTGCTCTACGATCCGGCGTGGCAGGTGAGGCGGCTGAGGCTCAACGACCCCAGCAACAAGCAGCACGACTTGCAGGGCCGCGGGCTCTTGAGGAAGCCTCCTGCTCCGATTTCCGCCGCTTCCGACAACCACAGCACCGGCTACCACGACACGCTTCTCACCCAACAGCAGTTACAGGCGGCTCAA TTTCGTCATCTGAGGCAGCAGCAGTTagtgaaggagagggagagcagaGCGAGGGGCGGCAGCTGCGTCGGGGGTTATGGAGAGGAAAAGCGGTACGGCCGGCCTCTTGGCTTGCCGCCTTCGGCATGGCCACCTCTTCAGAAGCCTCAGCGGCAACCCCGACCCGGTTCGGGGATGAGGGCGGTTTTTCTGACCGGCGCTGGCGTTAGAAAGGAGTCAACCGGCACGGGAGTTTTCTTGCCCCGGAGAGTCGGCGCTCCAACCGAGTCGAGCGAGAAGCCAGGTATACATGCACTCG CTTGCTGGACCGTACTTCTTCCGGCACGAGTGGTTCAGGCTCTTAACTTGAATCCGGAGGAATCGGGGGCCCGGCAAGGTTATCCGGCTGGCTTTGTTCTCGATCATG ATGTGCTTTTGGACCGAGCCAACACCGCCTTTTCCCAGCAGAAGCGCAGCCACTTCCGTCCCCAGCACCCGGTCGTTGCGAGCGATGACATACGTCTCCCACCGGAATGGACGTACTAA
- the LOC103722540 gene encoding uncharacterized protein LOC103722540 isoform X5, whose amino-acid sequence MAKNMEDAEFWLPSEFLCDDFFLEGDETTEPEAEVAGASFSSQLFSGSDSNPSSTVESLTGTESEEESYMACRTQKMARSFFQDDEGSPLLPGDKVKMTRDVMAGSPQCTLSPWSASGKGNPSGPSMVSSPPSTPLEQYKDDAWDLLYDPAWQVRRLRLNDPSNKQHDLQGRGLLRKPPAPISAASDNHSTGYHDTLLTQQQLQAAQFRHLRQQQLVKERESRARGGSCVGGYGEEKRYGRPLGLPPSAWPPLQKPQRQPRPGSGMRAVFLTGAGVRKESTGTGVFLPRRVGAPTESSEKPACWTVLLPARVVQALNLNPEESGARQDVLLDRANTAFSQQKRSHFRPQHPVVASDDIRLPPEWTY is encoded by the exons ATGGCGAAAAATATGGAGGACGCCGAGTTCTGGCTTCCGTCCGAGTTCCTCTGCGACGATTTCTTCCTCGAAGGAGACGAGACCACTGAGCCGGAAGCAGAGGTTGCTGGGGCATCCTTCTCCTCTCAGCTTTTCTCCGGCTCCGACTCGAATCCGAGCTCTACGGTGGAGTCTCTGACCGGGACGGAGAGCGAGGAGGAGAGCTACATGGCCTGTCGGACCCAAAAGATGGCTCGCTCCTTTTTCCAGGACGACGAGGGATCCCCTCTTTTGCCCGGTGACAAGGTAAAG ATGACACGAGACGTTATGGCTGGCTCGCCACAGTGTACTCTGAGCCCCTGGTCGGCATCCGGGAAAGGGAATCCCAGTGGCCCATCTATGGTCTCCTCCCCTCCGTCGACTCCGCTAGAGCAGTACAAGGATGACGCCTGGGATCTGCTCTACGATCCGGCGTGGCAGGTGAGGCGGCTGAGGCTCAACGACCCCAGCAACAAGCAGCACGACTTGCAGGGCCGCGGGCTCTTGAGGAAGCCTCCTGCTCCGATTTCCGCCGCTTCCGACAACCACAGCACCGGCTACCACGACACGCTTCTCACCCAACAGCAGTTACAGGCGGCTCAA TTTCGTCATCTGAGGCAGCAGCAGTTagtgaaggagagggagagcagaGCGAGGGGCGGCAGCTGCGTCGGGGGTTATGGAGAGGAAAAGCGGTACGGCCGGCCTCTTGGCTTGCCGCCTTCGGCATGGCCACCTCTTCAGAAGCCTCAGCGGCAACCCCGACCCGGTTCGGGGATGAGGGCGGTTTTTCTGACCGGCGCTGGCGTTAGAAAGGAGTCAACCGGCACGGGAGTTTTCTTGCCCCGGAGAGTCGGCGCTCCAACCGAGTCGAGCGAGAAGCCAG CTTGCTGGACCGTACTTCTTCCGGCACGAGTGGTTCAGGCTCTTAACTTGAATCCGGAGGAATCGGGGGCCCGGCAAG ATGTGCTTTTGGACCGAGCCAACACCGCCTTTTCCCAGCAGAAGCGCAGCCACTTCCGTCCCCAGCACCCGGTCGTTGCGAGCGATGACATACGTCTCCCACCGGAATGGACGTACTAA